From Camelina sativa cultivar DH55 chromosome 7, Cs, whole genome shotgun sequence, one genomic window encodes:
- the LOC104700349 gene encoding transcription factor bHLH10-like yields MEEEKGNLYEEMGCFDPNTPAEVTVETSFSQAEQPPQILVAGSTSNSNCSVEVEELSEFHLSPQDCPQAASTPLQFHINPPPPPCDQFHNNMIHHMATHHHQQSDWDQHNGYQDFVNMVPNSATTPDLLSLLPLPRCSLPPPPLHHHPSSVLPNSFSDIMSSSSAAAVMYDPLFHLNFPMQPRDQIQMDANGGVNMMYFEGGHNNNDNNGDGFDNGVLEFNTTGVVTRKRRRSQKSNNSPTERERRVHFNDRFQDLKSLIPNPTKSDRASIVGEAIDYIKELLRTIEEFKMLVEKKRFGRFRSKKKARRGEDQQQEEEDTVNYKPQSEVDQSCFSKNNNNSLRCSWLKRKSKVTEVDVRIIDDEVTIKLVQKKKINCLLFTTKVLDQLQLDLHHVAGGQIGEYYSFLFNTKICEGSCLYASGIADTVMEVVEKQYMEAVPSNGY; encoded by the exons ATGGAAG aagaaaaaggaaacctTTACGAGGAGATGGGTTGTTTCGATCCCAACACTCCTGCTGAAGTCACGGTGGAGACTAGCTTCTCTCAAGCCGAACAACCGCCGCAAATTCTTGTCGCCGGAAGCACAAGCAACAGCAATTGCAGTGTTGAAGTAGAAGAGCTCTCTGAATTCCATCTCAGCCCACAAGACTGTCCTCAAGCTGCTTCAACACCTCTCCAATTCCACAtcaatcctcctcctcctccttgtgATCAGTTCCATAACAATATGATTCACCACATGGCtacacatcatcatcaacaatctgATTGGGATCAGCATAATGGGTATCAAGATTTCGTCAATATGGTTCCAAACTCTGCTACAACTCCTGATTTGCTTAGTCTCTTACCCTTGCCTAGATGCTCattgcctcctcctcctcttcatcatcatccttcttCTGTGCTTCCTAACTCATTCTCAGACattatgtcttcttcctctgctgcTGCTGTCATGTACGACCCACTCTTCCATTTGAATTTCCCTATGCAGCCTCGAGATCAGATTCAGATGGATGCTAATGGTGGTGTGAATATGATGTATTTTGAAGGAGgacacaacaacaacgacaacaacgGTGATGGGTTTGACAATGGGGTTCTCGAGTTTAACACAACTGGTGTTGTTACtcgtaaaagaagaagatctcaaaaGTCTAACAATTCCCCTACAGAACGTGAAAGAAGAGTTCACTTCAATGATCGTTTCCAAGACTTAAAGAGCCTCATTCCAAATCCCACAAAG AGTGATAGAGCATCCATCGTTGGAGAGGCTATAGATTACATCAAAGAGCTGTTAAGGACAATCGAGGAGTTTAAGATGcttgtggagaagaagagatttgGGAGATTCAGGAGCAAGAAGAAAGCTAGACGTGgagaagatcaacaacaagaagaagaagacactgtGAATTACAAGCCACAGAGTGAAGTAGACCAATCTTGTTTcagcaagaacaacaacaactcacTGAGATGTTCTTGGCTTAAGAGGAAATCCAAAGTAACTGAGGTCGATGTTCGTATAATCGATGATGAAGTAACCATCAAGCTcgttcagaagaagaagattaactGTCTGTTGTTCACCACCAAGGTTCTTGATCAGCTTCAGCTTGATCTTCACCATGTTGCAGGTGGACAGATTGGTGAGTACTACAGCTTCTTGTTCAACACTAAG atttgtgaAGGATCTTGTTTGTATGCAAGTGGAATTGCAGACACAGTGATGGAGGTTGTGGAGAAACAGTACATGGAAGCTGTTCCAAGCAACGGTTACTGA
- the LOC104700350 gene encoding transcription factor bHLH91-like: MRMYEENSCFDPIPTVEAMMDNNGGGFCEAETTIPASHQFQPPLGSTTNSFNDDLKLPTMEDFSVFPSVISLPNSEPQNQSNNNNNHMINQMIQDSNWGVSADNSGFFMNTSDPNTTSTQQIPDLLSLLHLPRCSIPLPSSNLSDIMSGSCFAYDPLYHLNLPPQPPLIPANDYSGFLLGIDTNITTQRDDDSNVGNEINIDSGIIEFSKEIRRKGRGKRKNRPFTTERERRCHLNERYEALKLLIPSPSKGDRASILQDGIDYINELRRRVSELKYLVERKRCGGRHQNNEVDNNNLDDQNNEDDVDDENMNKKPESDVTDQCSSNNSLRCSWLQRKSKASEVDVRIVDDEVTIKVVQKKKINCLLLVSKVLDHLQLELHHVAGGQIGEHYSFLFNTKIYEGSTIYASAIANRVIEVVDKHYMASLPINNY, translated from the exons ATGAGAATGTATGAAGAAAATTCATGTTTTGATCCTATACCAACGGTGGAAGCAATGATGGACAATAATGGTGGTGGCTTCTGTGAGGCGGAAACAACTATTCCGGCAAGCCACCAGTTCCAACCACCTCTTGGAAGCACAACAAACAGCTTTAACGATGATCTTAAGCTACCAACAATGGAGGATTTCTCTGTTTTCCCTTCTGTTATCTCTCTCCCTAACTCAGAACCTCAGAAccaaagcaacaacaacaacaaccatatGATCAACCAGATGATTCAAGACTCGAATTGGGGTGTTTCTGCAGACAACTCTGGATTCTTCATGAACACTTCTGATCCAAACACAACATCAACTCAACAAATTCCTGATCTTCTCAGCCTCTTGCATTTGCCTAGATGCTCAATCCCATTACCAAGCTCGAACCTATCGGACATAATGTCGGGTTCTTGCTTTGCGTATGACCCCCTTTACCACTTAAACCTTCCTCCACAACCTCCATTGATCCCTGCTAATGACTACTCAGGGTTCTTGCTTGGAATTGATACCAATATTACTACTCAAAGAGATGATGATTCAAATGTTGGGAATGAGATTAACATTGATAGCGGAATCATTGAGTTTAGCAAAGAGATTAGGCGTAAAGGGAGAGGGAAGCGAAAGAACAGACCTTTTACAACAGAGCGTGAGCGAAGATGTCACTTGAATGAGCGGTACGAGGCTTTGAAACTGCTCATTCCTAGCCCTAGTAAG ggAGATAGAGCATCGATTCTTCAAGATGGAATCGATTACATCAACGAGTTACGCAGAAGAGTAAGCGAGCTTAAGTATTtggtagaaagaaaaagatgtggTGGGAGACACCAGAACAATGAAGTAGACAACAACAACTTGGATGATCAGaataatgaagatgatgttgatgatgaaaacatgaataaaaagCCTGAGAGCGATGTAACGGACCAATGTTCAAGCAACAACTCGCTGAGATGTTCATGGCTGCAGAGGAAATCAAAAGCAAGTGAAGTTGATGTTAggattgttgatgatgaagtaACAATCAAAGTtgtccagaagaagaagatcaactgTTTGTTACTCGTCTCCAAAGTACTTGATCACCTTCAGCTTGAGCTTCACCATGTTGCAGGTGGACAGATTGGTGAGCATTACAGTTTCTTGTTCAACACCAAG ATATATGAAGGATCAACAATATATGCAAGTGCAATAGCAAACAGAGTGATTGAAGTGGTGGATAAACACTACATGGCTTCTCTTCCCATCAATAACTATTGA
- the LOC104700351 gene encoding actin-depolymerizing factor 6, which produces MSFRSLSRPNARSGMGVADESKTTFHELQRKKTHRYVVFKIDESKNEVVVEKTGNPAESYDDFLASLPDNDCRYAVYDFDFVTSENCQKSKIFFFAWSPTTSHIRAKVLYSTSKDQFRRELHGIHYEIQATDPTEVDLEVLRERAN; this is translated from the exons ATGTCTTTCAGATCACTTAGCAGG CCAAATGCAAGATCTGGAATGGGTGTTGCAGATGAGAGCAAAACCACATTTCATGAGCTTCAGAGGAAAAAAACTCATCGCTACGTTGTCTTCAAGATCGATGAATCAAAGAACGAAGTCGTAGTTGAGAAAACTGGGAACCCTGCTGAGAGCTACGATGATTTCTTAGCTTCACTCCCTGATAATGACTGCAGATACGctgtttatgactttgatttCGTCACTTCTGAGAATTGTCAAAAGagcaaaatcttcttctttgcttg gtCTCCTACGACTTCTCATATTAGAGCGAAGGTGCTTTACTCGACATCTAAAGACCAGTTTAGGAGGGAGCTTCATGGGATTCACTATGAGATTCAAGCTACTGATCCTACTGAGGTTGATCTTGAAGTCTTGCGCGAACGAGCAAACTGA
- the LOC104700352 gene encoding protein root UVB sensitive 2, chloroplastic-like isoform X1: MQFLQEKVKLIKKEEPVMAKKNPEDIPVCWFENSDSVSHRFHFEPDGHLSMKVVDDARPVPQKMVESFLNKFFPSGYPYSVNEGYLRYTQFRALQHLSSAALSVLSTQSLLFAAGLRPTPAQATVVRWILKDGMQHVGKLICSNLGARMDSEPKRWRVLADVLYDIGTGLELVSPLCPHLFLEMAGLGNFAKGMATVAARATRLPIYSSFAKEGNLSDIFAKGEAISTLFNVAGIGIGIQLSSTICSSMEGKLVVGSILSVVHVYSVVEQMRGVPINTLNPQRTALIVANFLKTGKVPSPADLRFQENLLFPERPIQEAGNVKVGRALHKAVKPSEVQKLKEVFVEEKFLLSHGKSCTDMVLEHDATGEDALRGWLVAAYAKSMKNMYNDPDDMILQDAYDRMNDVFSPFLSQVQAKGWYTDRFLDGTGTRFAR, encoded by the exons ATGCAGTTTCTG CAGGAGAAGGTGAAGTTGATAAAGAAGGAAGAGCCAGTAATGGCGAAGAAGAATCCTGAAGACATTCCCGTTTGCTGGTTCGAGAATTCTGATTCTGTCTCTCACCGTTTCCACTTCGAACCCGACGGCCACCTCTct ATGAAAGTTGTTGATGACGCAAGGCCTGTTCCTCAGAAGATGGTTGAATCCTTCCTTAATAAGTTCTTCCCTTCAGGATATCCATACAG TGTGAATGAAGGATATCTTAGGTACACACAGTTTCGAGCACTTCAGCATCTCTCAAGTGCAGCATTATCCGTGTTATCGACTCAG TCACTGCTATTTGCTGCAGGCTTGCGGCCTACACCGGCTCAAGCAACTGTTGTTAGGTGG ATTTTGAAGGATGGGATGCAGCATGTGGGGAAGCTGATTTGTAGCAATTTGGGTGCAAGAATGGACTCTGAGCCTAAACGTTGGAGGGTGCTGG CTGACGTGCTCTACGATATTGGTACTGGTCTGGAACTCGTTTCTCCATTATGCCCACATCTGTTTCTTGAAATGGCTGGTCTTGGGAATTTCGCTAAG GGAATGGCTACGGTTGCAGCAAGGGCAACAAGATTACCAATCTATTCATCTTTTGCCAAAGAAGGAAATCTTAGTGACATTTTCGCCAAAGGAGAAGCAATCTCTACTCTTTTTAACGTTGCCGGGATAGGTATTGGGATTCAACTTTCTTCCACAATATGTTCATCAATGGAAGGAAAG TTGGTGGTTGGGTCTATTCTTTCGGTTGTACATGTGTATAGCGTTGTAGAACAAATGCGAGGGGTACCAATCAACACACTGAATCCACAGAGAACCGCTTTGATCGTGGCTAATTTTCTAAAG ACAGGTAAAGTCCCAAGCCCTGCTGATTTAAGATTCCAAGAAAACCTGTTGTTCCCCGAGAGACCAATCCAAGAAGCAGGAAATGTAAAAGTGGGAAGGGCTCTCCATAAAGCTGTGAAGCCTTCTGAGGTGCAGAAACTAAAAGAAGTGTTTGTAGAAGAGAAGTTTCTATTGAGTCATGGAAAGTCATGTACCGATATGGTCTTAGAGCACGATGCAACTGGTGAAGACGCATTGCGAGGGTGGTTAGTTGCAGCATATGCTAAGTCAATGAAAAATATGTACAATGACCCTGATGACATGATACTGCAAGACGCATATGACCGAATGAACGATGTCTTCAGTCCATTTTTATCTCAAGTGCAAGCTAAAGGATGGTATACTGATAGATTTCTCGATGGCACGGGAACAAGATTTGCTCGGTAG
- the LOC104700352 gene encoding protein root UVB sensitive 2, chloroplastic-like isoform X2 — protein sequence MQFLEKVKLIKKEEPVMAKKNPEDIPVCWFENSDSVSHRFHFEPDGHLSMKVVDDARPVPQKMVESFLNKFFPSGYPYSVNEGYLRYTQFRALQHLSSAALSVLSTQSLLFAAGLRPTPAQATVVRWILKDGMQHVGKLICSNLGARMDSEPKRWRVLADVLYDIGTGLELVSPLCPHLFLEMAGLGNFAKGMATVAARATRLPIYSSFAKEGNLSDIFAKGEAISTLFNVAGIGIGIQLSSTICSSMEGKLVVGSILSVVHVYSVVEQMRGVPINTLNPQRTALIVANFLKTGKVPSPADLRFQENLLFPERPIQEAGNVKVGRALHKAVKPSEVQKLKEVFVEEKFLLSHGKSCTDMVLEHDATGEDALRGWLVAAYAKSMKNMYNDPDDMILQDAYDRMNDVFSPFLSQVQAKGWYTDRFLDGTGTRFAR from the exons ATGCAGTTTCTG GAGAAGGTGAAGTTGATAAAGAAGGAAGAGCCAGTAATGGCGAAGAAGAATCCTGAAGACATTCCCGTTTGCTGGTTCGAGAATTCTGATTCTGTCTCTCACCGTTTCCACTTCGAACCCGACGGCCACCTCTct ATGAAAGTTGTTGATGACGCAAGGCCTGTTCCTCAGAAGATGGTTGAATCCTTCCTTAATAAGTTCTTCCCTTCAGGATATCCATACAG TGTGAATGAAGGATATCTTAGGTACACACAGTTTCGAGCACTTCAGCATCTCTCAAGTGCAGCATTATCCGTGTTATCGACTCAG TCACTGCTATTTGCTGCAGGCTTGCGGCCTACACCGGCTCAAGCAACTGTTGTTAGGTGG ATTTTGAAGGATGGGATGCAGCATGTGGGGAAGCTGATTTGTAGCAATTTGGGTGCAAGAATGGACTCTGAGCCTAAACGTTGGAGGGTGCTGG CTGACGTGCTCTACGATATTGGTACTGGTCTGGAACTCGTTTCTCCATTATGCCCACATCTGTTTCTTGAAATGGCTGGTCTTGGGAATTTCGCTAAG GGAATGGCTACGGTTGCAGCAAGGGCAACAAGATTACCAATCTATTCATCTTTTGCCAAAGAAGGAAATCTTAGTGACATTTTCGCCAAAGGAGAAGCAATCTCTACTCTTTTTAACGTTGCCGGGATAGGTATTGGGATTCAACTTTCTTCCACAATATGTTCATCAATGGAAGGAAAG TTGGTGGTTGGGTCTATTCTTTCGGTTGTACATGTGTATAGCGTTGTAGAACAAATGCGAGGGGTACCAATCAACACACTGAATCCACAGAGAACCGCTTTGATCGTGGCTAATTTTCTAAAG ACAGGTAAAGTCCCAAGCCCTGCTGATTTAAGATTCCAAGAAAACCTGTTGTTCCCCGAGAGACCAATCCAAGAAGCAGGAAATGTAAAAGTGGGAAGGGCTCTCCATAAAGCTGTGAAGCCTTCTGAGGTGCAGAAACTAAAAGAAGTGTTTGTAGAAGAGAAGTTTCTATTGAGTCATGGAAAGTCATGTACCGATATGGTCTTAGAGCACGATGCAACTGGTGAAGACGCATTGCGAGGGTGGTTAGTTGCAGCATATGCTAAGTCAATGAAAAATATGTACAATGACCCTGATGACATGATACTGCAAGACGCATATGACCGAATGAACGATGTCTTCAGTCCATTTTTATCTCAAGTGCAAGCTAAAGGATGGTATACTGATAGATTTCTCGATGGCACGGGAACAAGATTTGCTCGGTAG